One genomic region from Strix uralensis isolate ZFMK-TIS-50842 chromosome 5, bStrUra1, whole genome shotgun sequence encodes:
- the FOXRED2 gene encoding FAD-dependent oxidoreductase domain-containing protein 2, with protein sequence MAPAVCGMLLGLTLYTGHLCAVSAAAFLYHDYCVIGAGPSGLQAAYFLQRAGRDYVIFERSHAPGSFFALYPRHRKLISINKRYTGKSNSEFNLRHDWNSLLSHDRRLLFRRYSRDFFPDADAMVRYLEDFASLLKLRVQYNTAIIHVMLEKDRQAWNGHYFLLTDQDRQNYKCSSLLVATGTWVPNVVNFPGSEYVEGYETVSINPEDFAGQTVLILGRGNSAFETAENILGVTNFIHMVSRSRVRLSWATHYVGDLRAINNGLLDTYQLKSLDGLLEGDLEDLAIVKDKKGKLHITLRFYLENRNTSGGIDSITLPQDELDNFATRAPYDRVIRCLGWKFDFSIYNRSLRMMPGKGNKKKYPQIKPSYESRGTRGLFVLGTASHSVDFRKSAGGFIHGFRYTTRAVHRLLENRHHGVPWPSTVYPITQLTNSIIKRVNEASGLYQMFSVLADIILLRENATAFEYLEEYPVGVLAELEMQTGRKAPSGLFVIIMEYGRNFSGADKDVFYYNRAVGEAQHAWQSNFLHPVIYFYKHLPTEREMRLQHPDWPLPRPDAVHHIVEDFLTDWTAPNAHILPLRRFLENCLSTDLRNFFAESCFLFAFTHQKLPPFCRQGYMRLQGLVGSEGLRRHAVEAGLLEDYTLTDFLGDRTPDNHKGSQDRLLRDHMIPVRPLQHLVNAKDEL encoded by the exons ATGGCCCCAGCAGTCTGCGGGATGCTTCTGGGGCTGACCTTGTACACTGGCCACCTGTGTGCGGTgagtgctgctgctttcctctaCCATGACTACTGCGTCATTGGGGCCGGCCCTTCGGGCTTGCAGGCGGCCTATTTCCTCCAGCGAGCTGGCCGGGACTACGTCATCTTCGAGCGGAGCCACGCTCCCGGCAGCTTCTTCGCCCTCTACCCTCGCCATCGCAAGCTCATCAGCATCAACAAGCGTTACACGGGCAAATCCAACAGCGAGTTCAACCTCCGCCATGACTGGAACTCGCTCCTCAGCCACGACCGCCGACTGCTTTTCCGACGCTACTCCCGCGACTTCTTCCCTGACGCTGACGCGATGGTGCGTTACCTGGAGGACTTTGCTTCCCTGCTGAAGCTGCGAGTTCAGTACAACACGGCCATCATACACGTGATGCTGGAGAAAGACAGACAGGCCTGGAACGGCCACTACTTCCTCCTGACTGACCAGGACAGGCAGAACTACAAGTGCAG CTCTTTGTTGGTCGCCACTGGGACATGGGTCCCCAACGTGGTAAACTTTCCTGGCTCAGAATATGTCGAGGGTTACGAGACTGTGTCCATCAACCCGGAGGATTTTGCTGGCCAAACTGTGTTGATCTTGGGCCGAGGGAACTCAGCCTTTGAGACAGCAGAGAACATTCTGGGTGTCACGAATTTCATCCACATGGTGAGCCGGTCCCGCGTGCGCCTTTCATGGGCCACCCACTACGTCGGGGATCTGAG AGCAATTAACAATGGCTTGCTGGACACCTACCAGCTGAAGTCTCTGGATGGGCTTCTGGAGGGTGACCTGGAAGATCTGGCTATTGTCAAGGACAAGAAAGGGAAGCTGCACATCACGCTCCGGTTCTACCTGGAGAACAGGAACACCAGCGGAGGCATCGATTCCATCACCCTCCCACAGGATGAACTGGATAATTTTGCCACCCGCGCACCTTATGACCGTGTCATCCGCTGCCTGGGCTGGAAGTTTGACTTCTCTATCTACAACAG ATCCCTTAGAATGATGCcaggaaaagggaataaaaagaagTATCCTCAGATCAAACCCAGCTACGAGTCCAGAGGCACTCGGGGGCTCTTTGTTCTTGGCACTGCTAGCCATTCTGTTGACTTCAGGAAATCTGCTGGGGGATTCATCCATGGTTTCCGGTATACAA CTCGTGCAGTCCACCGCCTATTGGAAAACCGTCACCATGGTGTCCCCTGGCCATCCACAGTCTACCCTATTACACAGCTGACCAATTCCATCATCAAGCGGGTGAATGAAGCCTCAGGCCTCTACCAGATGTTCAGTGTTCTGGCTGACATCATACTGCTGAGAGA GAATGCCACAGCATTTGAATACCTGGAAGAGTACCCAGTTGGAGTCCTGGCCGAGCTGGAAATGCAGACGGGGAGAAAGGCTCCCAGTGGGCTGTTTGTCATCATCATGGAATATGGGAGGAATTTCTCTGGGGCTGACAAGGATGTCTTCTACTACAACCGTGCCGTGGGAGAGGCACAGCATGCCTGGCAGTCCAACTTTTTGCACCCTGTTATTTACTTTTACAAACACCTCCCAACAG AGCGTGAGATGAGACTTCAGCACCCAGATTGGCCTCTCCCCCGCCCAGATGCCGTCCATCACATTGTGGAGGACTTTCTGACAGACTGGACAGCCCCTAATGCTCACATCCTGCCGCTGAGGCGTTTTTTGGAGAACTGCCTCAGCACTGACCTGCGCAATTTCTTCGCAG AGTCCTGTTTCCTGTTTGCCTTCACCCATCAGAAGCTGCCTCCCTTCTGTCGGCAGGGGTACATGAGACTGCAAGGGCTCGTGGGGAGCGAGGGGCTCCGGCGCCACGCAGTAGAAGCTGGCCTGCTGGAGGATTACACTCTCACAGACTTTTTGGGCGACAGAACCCCTGACAACCACAAAGGGTCACAGGACCGTCTGCTGAGAGATCACATGATACCGGTTCGTCCACTGCAGCATCTTGTTAATGCCAAGGATGAGCTTTAA